From Saccopteryx leptura isolate mSacLep1 chromosome 3, mSacLep1_pri_phased_curated, whole genome shotgun sequence, one genomic window encodes:
- the ADRA2B gene encoding alpha-2B adrenergic receptor isoform X2: protein MDHQEPYSVQATAVIAAVITFLILFTIFGNALVILAVLTSRSLRAPQNLFLVSLAAADILVATLIIPFSLANELLGYWYFRRTWCEVYLALDVLFCTSSIVHLCAISLDRYWAVSRALEYNSKRTPRRIKCIILTVWLIAAVISLPPLVYKGDPGPQPRGRPQCKLNQEAWYILASSIGSFFAPCLIMILVYLRIYLIAKRSNRRGPRAKGGPGVGDSKQPGRIHRRSSAKLSTLAFHLGASGEANGPSKPTGEKEQGGTPEDPGSPALPPSWPALPHAGQGQKECVCGTSPEEELGDEEEDYDEECEPQALPASPASACSPPQQPQGSRVLATLRGQVLLGRGMGAASGQWWRRRAQLTREKRFTFVLAVVIGVFVLCWFPFFFSYSLGAICPQHCKVPHSLFQFFFWIGYCNSSLNPVIYTIFNQDFRRAFRRILCRQWTQTAW from the coding sequence ATGGACCACCAGGAGCCCTACTCCGTGCAGGCCACCGCAGTCATCGCGGCGGTCATcacctttctcattctcttcacCATCTTCGGCAACGCGTTGGTCATCCTGGCGGTGTTGACGAGCCGCTCGCTGAGAGCCCCGCAGAACCTGTTCCTGGTGTCCTTGGCCGCCGCTGACATCCTGGTAGCTACGCTCATCATCCCGTTCTCGCTGGCCAACGAGCTGCTGGGCTACTGGTACTTCCGGCGAACGTGGTGCGAGGTCTACCTGGCGCTCGACGTGCTCTTCTGTACTTCGTCCATCGTTCACCTGTGTGCCATCAGCCTGGACCGCTACTGGGCGGTGAGCCGCGCTCTGGAGTACAACTCCAAACGTACCCCGCGACGCATCAAGTGCATCATCCTCACCGTATGGCTCATCGCAGCTGTCATCTCGCTGCCGCCCCTCGTCTACAAGGGCGAcccaggcccccagccccgcGGGCGCCCACAGTGCAAGCTCAACCAAGAGGCCTGGTATATCCTGGCCTCCAGCATCGGGTCCTTCTTCGCACCCTGCCTCATCATGATCCTTGTCTACCTGCGCATCTACCTGATCGCTAAACGTAGCAACCGCAGGGGTCCCAGGGCCAAAGGAGGCCCTGGGGTGGGTGATTCTAAGCAGCCCGGCCGGATTCATAGGAGATCCTCAGCCAAACTGTCAACCCTGGCCTTCCATTTGGGGGCTTCCGGAGAGGCCAATGGACCCTCTAAGCCCACTGGAGAGAAGGAACAAGGGGGGACCCCTGAAGATCCTGGCAGTCCTGCCTTGCCACCCAGCTGGCCTGCCCTTCCCCATGCAGGCCAGGGACAGAAGGAATGTGTTTGTGGGACTTCCCCTGAGGAAGAACTTGGAGATGAAGAGGAAGACTACGACGAGGAGTGTGAGCCTCAGGCCTTGCCAGCATCCCCAGCCTCAGCTTGCAGCCCACCCCAACAGCCACAGGGTTCCCGGGTGCTGGCCACCCTGCGTGGCCAGGTGCTCCTGGGCAGGGGTATGGGTGCTGCAAGTGGGCAGTGGTGGCGTCGACGGGCTCAGCTGACCCGGGAGAAGCGGTTTACCTTTGTGCTGGCCGTGGTTATAGGAGTCTTCGTGCTCTGCTGGTTCCCGTTCTTCTTCAGCTACAGTCTGGGTGCCATCTGCCCGCAGCACTGCAAGGTGCCCCACAGCcttttccagttctttttctggattgGCTACTGCAACAGCTCACTGAATCCTGTCATCTACACCATTTTCAATCAGGACTTCCGCCGTGCCTTCCGACGGATCCTTTGCCGCCAGTGGACTCAAACAGCCTGGTGA
- the ADRA2B gene encoding alpha-2B adrenergic receptor isoform X1, with protein MDHQEPYSVQATAVIAAVITFLILFTIFGNALVILAVLTSRSLRAPQNLFLVSLAAADILVATLIIPFSLANELLGYWYFRRTWCEVYLALDVLFCTSSIVHLCAISLDRYWAVSRALEYNSKRTPRRIKCIILTVWLIAAVISLPPLVYKGDPGPQPRGRPQCKLNQEAWYILASSIGSFFAPCLIMILVYLRIYLIAKRSNRRGPRAKGGPGVGDSKQPGRIHRRSSAKLSTLAFHLGASGEANGPSKPTGEKEQGGTPEDPGSPALPPSWPALPHAGQGQKECVCGTSPEEELGDEEEDYDEECEPQALPASPASACSPPQQPQGSRVLATLRGQVLLGRGMGAASGQWWRRRAQLTREKRFTFVLAVVIGVFVLCWFPFFFSYSLGAICPQHCKVPHSLFQFFFWIGYCNSSLNPVIYTIFNQDFRRAFRRILCRQWTQTAWWRLLSVQQKMTWGTVLSTELSPA; from the coding sequence ATGGACCACCAGGAGCCCTACTCCGTGCAGGCCACCGCAGTCATCGCGGCGGTCATcacctttctcattctcttcacCATCTTCGGCAACGCGTTGGTCATCCTGGCGGTGTTGACGAGCCGCTCGCTGAGAGCCCCGCAGAACCTGTTCCTGGTGTCCTTGGCCGCCGCTGACATCCTGGTAGCTACGCTCATCATCCCGTTCTCGCTGGCCAACGAGCTGCTGGGCTACTGGTACTTCCGGCGAACGTGGTGCGAGGTCTACCTGGCGCTCGACGTGCTCTTCTGTACTTCGTCCATCGTTCACCTGTGTGCCATCAGCCTGGACCGCTACTGGGCGGTGAGCCGCGCTCTGGAGTACAACTCCAAACGTACCCCGCGACGCATCAAGTGCATCATCCTCACCGTATGGCTCATCGCAGCTGTCATCTCGCTGCCGCCCCTCGTCTACAAGGGCGAcccaggcccccagccccgcGGGCGCCCACAGTGCAAGCTCAACCAAGAGGCCTGGTATATCCTGGCCTCCAGCATCGGGTCCTTCTTCGCACCCTGCCTCATCATGATCCTTGTCTACCTGCGCATCTACCTGATCGCTAAACGTAGCAACCGCAGGGGTCCCAGGGCCAAAGGAGGCCCTGGGGTGGGTGATTCTAAGCAGCCCGGCCGGATTCATAGGAGATCCTCAGCCAAACTGTCAACCCTGGCCTTCCATTTGGGGGCTTCCGGAGAGGCCAATGGACCCTCTAAGCCCACTGGAGAGAAGGAACAAGGGGGGACCCCTGAAGATCCTGGCAGTCCTGCCTTGCCACCCAGCTGGCCTGCCCTTCCCCATGCAGGCCAGGGACAGAAGGAATGTGTTTGTGGGACTTCCCCTGAGGAAGAACTTGGAGATGAAGAGGAAGACTACGACGAGGAGTGTGAGCCTCAGGCCTTGCCAGCATCCCCAGCCTCAGCTTGCAGCCCACCCCAACAGCCACAGGGTTCCCGGGTGCTGGCCACCCTGCGTGGCCAGGTGCTCCTGGGCAGGGGTATGGGTGCTGCAAGTGGGCAGTGGTGGCGTCGACGGGCTCAGCTGACCCGGGAGAAGCGGTTTACCTTTGTGCTGGCCGTGGTTATAGGAGTCTTCGTGCTCTGCTGGTTCCCGTTCTTCTTCAGCTACAGTCTGGGTGCCATCTGCCCGCAGCACTGCAAGGTGCCCCACAGCcttttccagttctttttctggattgGCTACTGCAACAGCTCACTGAATCCTGTCATCTACACCATTTTCAATCAGGACTTCCGCCGTGCCTTCCGACGGATCCTTTGCCGCCAGTGGACTCAAACAGCCTG